A window of Amaranthus tricolor cultivar Red isolate AtriRed21 chromosome 8, ASM2621246v1, whole genome shotgun sequence genomic DNA:
GCTGGAGTTGGAAGTTGCACATTTAACAAAAGAAAACGCGATGCTTAGGAAGCAACAACGGCTGGTAAGAAATTTTTAAGGATAATTAAAATTGTTgcatatttgattttatttactcCTATTTATGAATAATATCCGTTCAACAGCTTTTATTAAGTCAAAATTAAGTGATCTTTTTAGTCCCACTCCCATGCCATAATTATTGTAGTTTCTGAAAGCAAATAAGAATAGATAATAAAGTGTACCATACTTTTCAAAGCTAAAGCTTTTAGGGTACCAAGAATAAAGTAACCTTTTTTAAGGAAGACTTGTATTatctttggatttttttttttttttgtttgctttcgatattttttagcattttattttgttgtttgatCAAACATTGATTTTGAATGTGAAATAGAAAATTGATTTGGAAAACGAAACCTAGAATAATAATtctaacttttttatgattttcttataataatcttATCTATCGACTGACTATGAATTATTTCAACTTTATGTGTATTTATTTAGAGTAAACTTGGATAACTTGATGACCAACTATAGTAGTAGTTcaccaaaaaaaaactaaaaattaatttataatcaggggaaaatattaaaaatttacataaacagttctaaataataaattaatcataaatttttttaacatatttttgacattttattttaatttatcttgttttacaaaaataaaacttgctatagcaagtcatttgGTTATCGAGTTTATCATAGTAAAATACCctgttggaattattcatagttaattaataagtgcgattattgtaggaaaaacataaataggttggattattttggAAAGTTTTCCTTTTGGAAAATTATTATCAATGTTGAAAAAATAACAAGTATGCAATTCAATACTCCTTCCGTTCTTTAATGGTCTTTCCATTTGAATATTCCAATttaaggagagaaaaatttaattaatgtttttgacacatttagaagataaaatatatccatgtaagatctcgttagatttgtcttaatgtatactttttattgtatattttttataattttttattatgtgtactcAGAGATATTGTGTGAAaagtaaatagaaaaaaatgcaaaaataaCATTTCCTCCACTTTAGAGTAAATGTGAAATAGATTTTGAGtagactcttttttttttaataaagattTTGATTAGattgaatatatactaaatcaGTGTGCATCAATCATAAATTTGAGGAGTAAAGCTATGGAGTGTAATTAGGTGTGGTGCACAATAAAGATTGTGGAATTATATAAGAAAGACTAAAGAATAGTGCATTAATAagtgttcattttttaatttacatttagatgtaatttttaatcttgcccatattattgaaaaatgtaaATTGATACTTAATCAAAGTTAAATTTTATGGGGCTTAAAGTAATATGATCCTTAAAATAGCTttctataaaagaaaataaaacctTATAGTGAAATTGTCCAAATAAATACTTTATAAGACAACTTTGAAACATAGGAAATACAAATACTCCATTCGTCCCACTTATCTTgcattaattgttattttggtCCGTCTTACTTGTTTTGCATCATTTATAAATATCATTCTTGAAACATTAATTATACGACCAAAATGATTGTTTTTGTTTAAGATGTTtaaagtttagaaaaataaaaaatattatgtaaGAGACATAAATAATATCGAAATAGTTTTTATTAACTAAAAtcacataaaaataattaatataatatattttgaggtGTCATTTGCTAGTAAGATATTAATAATTGCTCAAGCACTCAATTATTAGCTCAAGTATTAATTCATTGTATAACCTATTAATTTTTTCCATTTACACTAATTgtttcattgattttttttatcaataacttttaatttgtattttaatttttattctagaTGTCAAAATATGTACTATTTGATatatctcaatgtaaatttgattaatattttttataatatttaattatacattagagatatttagaattaaattagtgcattaatTAAATGTAAAACCAAATGGGATAATTGGTATAAATTGGAGTGAGTATacaaaaatttgaatttatcaACAAATCACGTATCAAGAAATATTAcgttgcatttgggaacaaacatttcatttcaaattgtagatttttattatgaaattatcaataaaaaatttgagaatgacaaggttttaGAAGGTATTCTCAAATATCTCATATTTAACCATTTTTTATAACAATGGTGGATTtgactcaaattcaaatttgattttttttatttgccaaacactaaatttgagccaaattcatattttcaaataaaattatcattcCTTAATTTAGcatcacattttttttatattggcAAAAGCTTAATGAACCCTTTAGGCGCATTAGTTTACTAGTACGGTAACATATTTGAAAGAGTAAATTAGAAGACAAAATAAAAGATCgaaataattttatatgtattttaaagCCTAATTAGTgataaaatcttaattttatACTACATTAGATAATAGATGCTTGCTAACAAAATTTTTAACTCTTTTaatactatattatattttaataaaattaaaaatcgtCTAATAAGGACTGTTAGCTTTTGCCTAAAAGAAATTATGACATATCTCCGTCGTTTAAAAAAATCTATAGTGATTGAAGTATATACCATTGGATCATAAAAATAGAAACATTCAAAGAATTGTTgggatatttttattttgtactaTCTACGTGCCTAATTAATATCAGTATTTGCATTAAGTTTTTGACAATCTAAAGTATATtcgaaattataatcaaattagattttaacccaatttaaaaataagttttttattcTATAAAGCTAGCTTGATaagaattaattttaattaaattaaaaatagctCAAAAATCAACTTAATGACTCGATTGAACATTTAGATTGTGTTTGGTATGCAAAATTTAAAGTCTTAGTAATGGAACAGTTAACCAATCCATTACAATCTGTTTGGTTTGAGACTTGAATTACCCATTCCGTTTCTTGAGAGTAACCCAAACCCTTAGTTTGTTACCACTCAAATCCCAGCAGTAACAGAAGACATTGCTTCTTCATTTACCACTCAAACCTTTATATTTTCatacaaaataacatataactACAACCCATACCCTTACCGTTACTCCTCTTTATTATTTCcttttccattacattttatattctCATACTAAACACCCTTAATGAATACTAGTGAAGTActaatttttgttgttaaaaaagagttaaataaaaagaaaacggacagtggaggtggaggtggaggGGAGGAAAAGGGTGGGAAGGGTAGTAACATGTGGAATTACTAAAATAGCTTAGAAGTTAGAACTACATGGATTTGGGGGTatgacaattattattattattattattattattattattattattattattattatttatagcaATTACATGTTTATGAAAAACCAAACCTAGTACTACTTAAATATGAAACcggattcttatttgtcgccacccttttcataaAATCGCCACCCTCCCCCTtttgaaattacgaatttgcctttagatttataaaaatttacgaAAATGCCATTAACCTAAAAACCTCaataaaacacttcaaaatcACTCAATTACACTCTCATTTCTTCCATAAACTTAAAAtcttcacataaaattaatcggagTTAAAGCTTTGGAATCGAAATTGTCCATCAAAATTCGaggtaaataatttatttgttgaaattttttaaaaaaaaaaaaaaaaaaaatttgaagaaagTCGCACAGTACAAaagcacaaaacgtgcgactcagTCGCATGCGACAGCATATCtccagaattttttttttttttttattttcgtattTTAAtggaatttcatatttttttttgttagttaatgttatttagtaaatgttATAATTGATTGTATTATGAATGTGTTGTGTTTAATTTAGAtttgatgaaaaaataaaaaaggaaaaaaaaaaaaaagttgaagaaGGAGTCGCACTGTGCAGAAGCACACTTCAAAAGCACAAAAACTGCGACTATTAGTCGCACGCGgctggaaatttttttttttttttttttttgttttgaatttcgaattgtaatgaaatttgtttttttaattatttaaattttttttttttggaatgaattaattttgtgtaattaatttattaaattttagttgtttaaatatttatgaatataataattgtgaattatttatgttgttaattgtttgtaattaatatgtttgtaagtattttttaaattaatttggaaTGTGGTCTTAATTTAATAGTTTATTAatagttattaaaaaaaaattgtagtaaatggctggaaatcaaggtaaaggaaaagggttttttagaggatTATTGAGCGGCAATAGACCTAGGCCAACTTTACTGAGAGGGGATCTCCATGAGAGGGGGGTGACGGGATCCGCAAGGCGAGCAAGGCAAGAACAGGCGGCCTTTCATAGGCAGGCCCATCGTTCAAGTGCCCTACGTCAAGTGCGTAGTGGCTATGAGCGCGAGAGTAGCGTACATAGTGATACGGTCGGCTCAGATGACGATGATACTGAGTCCGACGAGTTTCTTAGTCTGGAAGAGGCTCTCGGTCAGGATGAGCCTGCATGTGATCCTGTTGATTGGACGACCGTAAGAGGGAGTGGTGGTCAGTTCAGGAGTAGAGGGCGTGGGTCGGCTGGCACTTCTGATCAAGCAGGAGTAAGCCAGgttgaggatgcggctccacgggcGAGGAGGCGCTCGCAGTCCGCGGACACGGACTGGTTGATCACTTCagcccagcccgggggccctgttgatacgagtttaatacccagctacggtgggcacgtagcaaaggttatatttgagggatcggagcgcaccCCTCCGGTTTTGGACTGTCGTGCTCGGAAAAGGACGTTGGATTCAATCATCGGActtcaggacatgtctgatgatTTGTACAGGGTGTTACCCGGCAGTCCCCTTGGTCGTCTGCCTTATATAATGCACAAGCACATCGACAGTGCTCTGATTTCGgcatttgtggaaaggtggcagcctgacacaaacaccttccacatgccgtggggggagatgactataatgttgcacgacgtgcaacgcattttGGGGattggcattgacggttcacttcccgGTGAACCGTCTGATCATGAGTGGCAGTTAGGCCTGACCGGCCTTTTTGCAGAGCCATTGTCGGAGCTGCATGCGAAGGGGCACTTCACCAGCGGTAGCATTAACGTTGGTGcactgttgcagctatgccaccgcTCTCAGTCTAGAGATACTCAATCTACTGCGTACTTAATGGCTTTAGTGGGTTGTACGCTGTTTGTGGATAAGATAAGAGTCGGGATGCGTCCTCATCCTATTCTTGTTGTCGCCGCTGACCAGGCTGGCATTGCTTGGGGGACATTGACGCTTACACACTTGTATCGCCAATtgggtatggcgacaaggactggttgcaagactattgctggcTGTCTGACCTTGTTGCAGAcctggatttacgagtacttcccagccttccgcccccatccGCGTGCAGCTGACATGCCGAACAAGACCCGGGCAGAGATGTGGTCCCCGCATAAGCCAATCCGTGAGCTTAGCAGATTGAGAGACTGTAGGAGCATACTGGACGCCCTGACAGAgacacaggttttgtacatgacctcACATATAAgattatatcaaaagaaataAGGGTACCATCTAAGTGGAAACTAAAGTTAATTCCAACCGAAGATTGTTGCGTCCGCCCGCTAGATCTACCACTCGATCTCCCGCGTGATGAAGATCTGGATCCACGACCCCTTGAGGACGATCTGCTGTACTCAAACgcgcttttgtttctctttagCGTTCTGCTTGTCATTGGTCTCCCCttcctcggtggacttgcttgtggctcaggtatatctgctccatcagggtgtagttgatgttcaagtacctgagataCGCATCGCACAACTGAGGGGTCggattttaaaacttcatccaccaacgattgaaagtactctttatcatcggcgtttgcgtgccgtacttcTTCGTTGGCGTCATCTTCTTCATCTAAGTACTTTAACGTTCTCCAAAATGGATGTATATCGTCGAAGTACAAAGCACCGTTAGACCTGATAgacaagtaacagtaacacgcgcATGGTAATCCGTGGGTTTTATGAAGGACACAACCGCATTGACGTAAAACAGAACTGCCCAGGTCACACATCCTTTTGTGCTCCAACATCAATAGTTCCAAGGCATATATAGAAACTTGACGATACAACGGTCTGAGAAATTTAAGACGCGACGTCCGTGAAATGGAATTCATAGATTCCTCAAGAGCTTGCCTTATTCTTGATTGTTGATTCTCCatttgtgcgtgtgcccttttaaagagcgtatcgaatgagctgttaccgctacccaagtagtacttgaaagaagagtgttggctttcaactctactggtagtTGGGTTACCTAAGttcaaacaatcattcgtccatgcccgcacaaatttctctttgagaggaatccatgttccagccaaatatcgcACGACGCTCCGGTTCCTAGTCGACCACAAGGACACAATTCCTTCCCATTTGTTTTCAAATTCGGCAATGGTCAaactgttaaccaaggggttccattttgtttgcctgaatatctgcccctgttgatttttcttaccgccacacaatttatcaaccatgttctccacgtcattgccaatatgccatatGCATAATAGATGTCGCACATCTGCATTAAACatacatttaaaattaattgagatatatatatacatcgacgataattaataattaaaacctgTTTACCTGGAAACACGGCatgaatagctgcagacaaaccctcatcccgatccgttacgattacaTCCGGCTTCTGGACTCTGCCGTAAATATCCCTCAGCCTTTctaacacccaagaataagacaccgccgcctcatctcgcatcaaacagaacgcaaccaagaaattaTGATTCGTCGGCGTCATTCCAATAATTTCGCAGaggggccacttttgcttattcgttttgtaGGTTGTGTCTATCAAGACAACATAGGGCCACGAACGTAGCATTTGGATAGAtgttggattcgcaatcaataatctagtcaactg
This region includes:
- the LOC130821636 gene encoding protein MAIN-LIKE 1-like — its product is MLHDVQRILGIGIDGSLPGEPSDHEWQLGLTGLFAEPLSELHAKGHFTSGSINVGALLQLCHRSQSRDTQSTAYLMALVGCTLFVDKIRVGMRPHPILVVAADQAGIAWGTLTLTHLYRQLGMATRTGCKTIAGCLTLLQTWIYEYFPAFRPHPRAADMPNKTRAEMWSPHKPIRELSRLRDCRSILDALTETQVLYMTSHIRLYQKK